In one window of Leptospira sp. GIMC2001 DNA:
- a CDS encoding Imm32 family immunity protein, protein MDVKIDVPAFTAENGIEYKWENDFEIETKFENGVINIIANKEGLFSLANHLLNLAQTEVPSGYHLHFDEYNSLEENSLEIIIQKK, encoded by the coding sequence ATGGACGTAAAAATTGATGTACCTGCTTTTACAGCAGAAAACGGAATCGAATACAAATGGGAAAATGATTTTGAAATTGAAACCAAGTTTGAAAATGGAGTTATAAATATAATCGCAAATAAAGAAGGTTTGTTTTCATTGGCAAATCATTTATTGAATTTAGCACAAACAGAGGTTCCATCAGGCTACCATTTGCATTTTGACGAATACAATTCTTTAGAAGAAAACTCTTTAGAAATAATTATTCAAAAGAAATAA
- a CDS encoding adenylate/guanylate cyclase domain-containing protein: protein MILSRIKNLFLKQTGWVLVIFPSIIVEIIGIVIFWGVNTLIASYLLGRESVPTNGFVILILDFLFLVFCIVYLIPVIRLQKLYYDKRINNQSTEISIASLQIAKNRIYNYPLVLVPAIYILWASQLALLVSFDTEGYPLIPAITISLISTVLAAVICYYSVDILIRFLYVPYWFDNGDMRVTRKIFFKPSLIQRFFDLFLVNALLPAISISGTVFLALKYGSNDPGLIERLFYTTIGISLAYWTFGFPFLLLTAATIIKPINELSKAAKQIANEDYAINMNVNSDDQLGKLQVIMNRVGKELEEKSVIKTLFGHYVSPVVRDLILGGKINTEGEKIEAVILFSDIRSFTAITEKFPPEKVVNLLNIHFSKLVSAISDNQGFVDKFIGDAMMAVFDAQLCSNNHKLYAFNAVTQILEGMQETNRLVEASGMPRFEIGLGMACGDVIRGNVGAAERKELTVIGDPVNTASRLETLTKSVGRTVVASLNSLDIDISKLHTLDVLNLDPISVRGKSEMVDVIAFSLKKPF from the coding sequence ATGATATTATCTAGAATCAAGAATTTATTTCTAAAACAAACTGGCTGGGTTCTAGTTATTTTTCCAAGCATTATCGTTGAGATAATTGGAATTGTAATCTTTTGGGGAGTCAATACCTTAATAGCAAGCTACTTGCTGGGTAGAGAATCCGTTCCAACCAATGGTTTTGTGATTCTGATTCTCGATTTTTTATTCTTAGTATTTTGTATTGTTTACTTAATTCCAGTTATTCGGCTACAGAAATTGTATTATGACAAGCGAATAAATAACCAATCTACAGAGATTTCGATTGCATCTTTGCAAATTGCGAAAAATCGAATATACAATTATCCGCTAGTATTGGTTCCAGCGATTTACATACTTTGGGCATCTCAATTGGCTTTGCTCGTTTCTTTCGACACAGAAGGCTATCCACTGATACCTGCGATCACGATAAGTTTGATATCTACAGTGCTTGCTGCTGTTATATGTTATTATTCCGTAGATATACTGATTCGATTTCTCTATGTCCCGTATTGGTTTGATAATGGTGATATGCGCGTAACGAGAAAAATATTTTTTAAACCATCACTCATACAGAGATTCTTTGATTTGTTTCTTGTGAATGCGTTATTGCCCGCTATTTCCATATCGGGAACCGTATTTCTTGCTTTAAAATATGGATCAAATGATCCCGGACTTATTGAAAGGCTTTTCTATACAACAATTGGAATCAGTCTCGCTTACTGGACATTCGGCTTTCCTTTTTTGCTTCTAACCGCCGCCACGATCATTAAGCCGATCAATGAGTTATCGAAAGCTGCAAAACAAATTGCTAATGAAGATTATGCGATTAATATGAACGTAAATAGTGACGATCAATTGGGAAAACTTCAGGTGATCATGAATCGGGTTGGCAAAGAGCTTGAGGAAAAGTCTGTTATAAAAACTCTATTTGGTCATTATGTTTCTCCCGTCGTACGTGATTTAATTCTTGGCGGCAAGATCAATACGGAAGGAGAGAAAATCGAAGCTGTTATCCTTTTTTCTGATATAAGGTCATTCACAGCGATCACTGAGAAATTTCCTCCTGAAAAAGTAGTGAACCTTTTGAATATACATTTCTCAAAACTGGTATCCGCAATTTCTGATAATCAAGGGTTTGTTGATAAATTTATTGGTGATGCAATGATGGCTGTGTTTGATGCACAGCTTTGCTCTAACAACCATAAGTTGTATGCATTCAACGCGGTAACACAGATTCTTGAAGGAATGCAAGAAACGAATCGTCTTGTAGAAGCCAGTGGAATGCCAAGATTTGAAATAGGACTTGGTATGGCTTGCGGAGATGTGATCCGAGGAAATGTTGGAGCTGCCGAACGAAAAGAACTCACTGTTATTGGTGATCCTGTCAATACAGCATCAAGATTGGAAACTCTTACAAAATCAGTGGGAAGAACAGTTGTTGCTTCATTAAATAGTTTAGACATTGATATAAGTAAACTGCATACACTTGATGTTTTAAATCTAGATCCAATTTCAGTTCGTGGTAAATCGGAAATGGTAGATGTGATTGCCTTTTCTTTGAAGAAGCCATTCTAA
- a CDS encoding Rid family hydrolase has protein sequence MEKQIINPNELHNHPAYSRIFSVSNPKNFHFIAGMTPADENYNCIAPGNLLEQYYKVMEDLQLCLTKVKASWSDVVFRRIYVRNMDDFIQIQTSKNTREYFKKGEYPPSTLIEVTRLSNPEFLIEIDLLAIT, from the coding sequence ATGGAAAAACAAATTATAAATCCAAACGAACTTCACAACCATCCAGCTTATTCGAGAATTTTCTCGGTTTCCAATCCCAAGAATTTTCATTTTATTGCAGGCATGACCCCAGCAGATGAAAACTACAATTGCATCGCTCCTGGAAATTTATTAGAACAGTATTACAAAGTAATGGAAGATTTGCAGCTATGCTTAACTAAAGTGAAGGCGAGTTGGTCAGATGTGGTCTTTCGTAGAATTTATGTTCGCAATATGGATGATTTTATTCAAATTCAAACTTCTAAAAATACTAGAGAATATTTTAAAAAAGGAGAATACCCACCAAGCACACTTATTGAAGTGACAAGGCTCTCTAATCCTGAATTTTTAATAGAGATTGATCTACTTGCCATCACTTGA
- a CDS encoding TetR/AcrR family transcriptional regulator yields the protein MIKNKKPYHHGDLKKALIDASMEILKNEGYQALSLRKVSKHAAVSQSAPYRHFADLESLIAEIALEGFKLLTMQLLKIKKRMAKHPLLQYRETGLQYVEFAVQNPDLFQIMYGNQIPDHSKFENLVAAESETFQVLVDIISDCKNAGVLKTKNIRTAAMASWTMVHGIAVLLSGRQVMFRNLKSKEIKSITKDLLETLYTGMKVS from the coding sequence ATGATTAAAAATAAAAAACCCTACCACCACGGTGATCTCAAGAAAGCCCTCATTGATGCTTCGATGGAAATTTTAAAAAATGAAGGATACCAAGCTCTTTCCCTAAGAAAAGTATCTAAGCATGCTGCTGTCTCACAATCTGCACCCTATCGTCATTTCGCTGATCTTGAATCTTTGATCGCAGAGATCGCACTTGAAGGATTTAAATTATTGACTATGCAGTTGCTCAAAATTAAAAAACGAATGGCTAAGCATCCATTGCTTCAATATAGAGAAACAGGGTTGCAATACGTGGAATTTGCAGTGCAAAATCCTGACCTTTTCCAGATTATGTACGGTAACCAAATTCCCGATCATTCGAAATTCGAAAACTTAGTTGCTGCAGAATCTGAAACATTTCAGGTTCTCGTAGATATCATCTCAGATTGCAAAAATGCTGGAGTTCTAAAAACTAAGAATATCCGTACTGCTGCAATGGCATCGTGGACGATGGTTCATGGAATCGCTGTATTGCTTTCAGGTAGACAAGTTATGTTTCGAAATCTCAAATCAAAAGAAATCAAATCGATTACAAAGGATCTTCTTGAAACTTTATACACCGGGATGAAGGTTTCTTAA
- a CDS encoding DMT family transporter translates to MNQSSYVGILFLVALAPIAWGTTYLVTSVYLPEGVPIFSSVIRCLPMGILFLALSRRLPKSTSVWKIIVVSFLNISLFQYLLFYSAYRLQGGVAAILTATQPIFVLFLSIPILKTKIKFISILSGIIGFLGVFALLSREELMFELGGYIAALLCAVSMGLGTLFTKKWFQDEDQLTLTSWQLSIGGLILLPVAFIIEDFPTEITWHGIAGYIWLSIIGTGFAYLVWFYGVKKASVQMITMLGFLSPLTATILGFLLLDESFGFEKILGSILIFFSISIMYNIKK, encoded by the coding sequence ATGAACCAATCAAGTTATGTTGGGATTTTGTTTCTGGTAGCTTTGGCTCCTATCGCTTGGGGAACTACTTATTTGGTAACAAGTGTCTATCTTCCGGAAGGCGTTCCCATTTTTAGTTCTGTAATTCGATGCTTACCTATGGGTATTCTATTTCTCGCCTTGTCAAGAAGATTGCCCAAATCAACCTCAGTTTGGAAAATAATTGTGGTGAGTTTTCTAAATATTTCTTTGTTTCAATATCTTTTGTTCTATTCCGCATATAGATTGCAAGGCGGTGTAGCTGCAATATTAACAGCTACCCAGCCGATATTTGTACTTTTTCTTTCGATTCCTATACTAAAAACGAAAATAAAATTTATATCAATCTTAAGCGGTATTATAGGTTTTCTCGGAGTCTTTGCTTTGCTTTCGAGGGAAGAGCTCATGTTTGAGCTAGGGGGATATATCGCAGCTTTGTTATGTGCTGTCTCAATGGGGCTCGGCACACTGTTTACCAAAAAATGGTTTCAAGATGAAGACCAATTAACGTTAACTTCTTGGCAGCTAAGCATCGGAGGATTGATTTTGCTTCCAGTCGCATTTATTATAGAAGATTTCCCAACCGAAATTACCTGGCATGGAATAGCTGGCTATATTTGGCTTTCCATAATTGGAACTGGTTTTGCATATTTGGTTTGGTTTTATGGTGTTAAGAAAGCTTCTGTTCAAATGATTACTATGCTTGGATTCCTATCTCCTTTAACGGCAACTATATTAGGATTTCTATTATTAGATGAAAGTTTTGGATTCGAAAAAATTCTGGGTTCAATCTTGATTTTTTTTTCCATTTCAATTATGTACAATATTAAAAAATAA
- a CDS encoding maleate cis-trans isomerase family protein: MKINRGRDSNKKIKRSEVIKKGLGISAAAIALRTINLKSEPIKQELNPNDNQEPSGLQPHAEMKYPPGEFQIGKLSKRKFFVPNPNAPPMPDISTKGFNSNGQNVRINYPFDSKIGYPDVLSYRKKFGLLIPATNTSMESELWKIIHSNIGKLKGIGIHISNVFTPKPQLKNSEDLRIYKENFLKGLADAVDKSILAQPEYLIMGMSLEHILFGLEYVKRPVTELEKKFPIGIGTWHNSIQLALKKFRAKRIGILTPFDSEGNANARRMFEDLGFEVVVDFGFSCANALHIAHIPDEAKEIVIQEILAKKENRIDAIVQCGTNMSLLNVSEKMEPRLGIPILGINTVLFWYALRENGINEKLVKASRIFSEF; the protein is encoded by the coding sequence TTGAAAATCAATAGAGGAAGGGATTCAAATAAGAAAATTAAACGTTCAGAGGTAATTAAAAAAGGATTAGGAATCAGTGCTGCAGCAATTGCACTTAGAACGATAAATCTTAAATCGGAACCCATAAAACAGGAATTGAATCCAAATGATAATCAAGAGCCTAGCGGCCTACAACCGCATGCTGAAATGAAATATCCGCCCGGGGAATTTCAGATTGGGAAACTATCTAAACGGAAATTTTTTGTTCCTAACCCAAATGCTCCGCCTATGCCAGACATTTCAACTAAAGGTTTTAATTCAAATGGACAAAATGTTCGAATTAATTATCCATTCGACTCTAAAATTGGCTATCCGGATGTTCTCAGTTATCGTAAAAAGTTTGGGTTGTTGATCCCTGCAACCAATACCAGCATGGAATCCGAACTTTGGAAAATTATTCATAGTAATATAGGTAAATTAAAAGGAATTGGAATTCACATATCAAATGTTTTTACACCGAAACCGCAACTAAAGAATTCTGAAGATCTTCGAATTTATAAAGAGAATTTTCTTAAAGGTCTAGCGGATGCTGTTGATAAATCAATATTAGCTCAACCCGAATATTTAATTATGGGGATGAGTTTAGAACATATTTTATTCGGACTCGAATATGTGAAAAGACCAGTGACTGAATTGGAGAAAAAGTTTCCAATTGGAATCGGAACTTGGCATAATTCTATTCAGCTAGCATTGAAAAAATTCCGAGCGAAAAGGATCGGTATTCTAACTCCATTCGACTCGGAAGGTAATGCAAATGCTAGAAGAATGTTTGAAGATTTAGGTTTTGAAGTTGTGGTTGATTTTGGATTTTCCTGCGCTAATGCCTTGCATATTGCTCATATTCCTGATGAGGCTAAAGAGATTGTAATTCAGGAGATACTTGCAAAAAAAGAAAACAGAATAGACGCTATTGTTCAATGCGGAACTAATATGAGTCTATTGAATGTTTCTGAAAAAATGGAACCTAGATTAGGTATCCCAATATTGGGTATTAATACTGTTTTATTCTGGTATGCTCTAAGAGAGAATGGAATCAATGAAAAGTTGGTCAAGGCATCCAGAATTTTCAGTGAGTTCTAA
- a CDS encoding MarR family winged helix-turn-helix transcriptional regulator yields the protein MPTKFDGSENEVIALNAYINLLRAGSSIAHEFDLKLQADEGMTMSELGILDSLLHFGSLQPKDICAKILRTKGNVTFHLKSLEAKKWIIKKYSDNDSRSYWVSLTKEGEKKSKKP from the coding sequence ATGCCAACTAAATTCGATGGATCCGAGAATGAAGTCATTGCACTAAATGCCTATATAAATTTACTCAGGGCTGGAAGTTCTATCGCTCACGAATTTGACCTCAAGCTCCAAGCTGATGAAGGAATGACTATGTCGGAACTTGGAATTTTGGATTCATTGCTCCATTTTGGTTCTTTGCAACCTAAAGATATTTGTGCAAAAATTTTAAGAACAAAAGGAAATGTTACATTTCACCTCAAATCACTTGAGGCTAAAAAATGGATCATCAAAAAATACTCAGATAACGATTCAAGATCTTACTGGGTCTCTCTCACTAAAGAAGGAGAAAAAAAATCAAAAAAGCCTTAA
- a CDS encoding phytoene desaturase family protein — translation MSKENLSENYDIIFIGSGIGSLTSASLLAQFEDKKILIIEKHFQAGGYTHSFARKQNKYHWDVGIHYVGDMHDSGFCRLLMDKITRNNVQWQKMSEPFEKFVYPNRTFELYGNEEKFKSDLIAQFPEEEESIIRYFSDVHKASALFGKSMMMKSSTPDLSAFTKQMQDPSIITLKDYLDYHFKNDDIKAILASQWGDYGLPPSKCLFATHAALVVHYFNGGYYPVGGGGKIFDSIEPILAEKGGAVVTTTEVLEIIIEDSKAIGVKTRFLRGQKQERNFYAPVIVSCAGAYPTYTKLIPDSVEISFRDPLKDFYKKEKMATSICIYLGLSESPAKFGFKGENYWIFASNDHEENFQKRNDWLKDFSEIKNMYVSFPSLKDPDAKNHTADIISFTDYSLFEKWKDQPWKKRGEEYEEMKKKIAETVISSIDTRYPGFKDIIDYIEVSTPLTNEHFTSHPDGAIYGLACVPERYDKEKSPWFDCVTPIAGLYLTGADAGGSPGIAGAMMGGLAVTQKIHGSRALLKWLMK, via the coding sequence ATGTCAAAAGAAAATTTAAGTGAAAATTATGATATAATCTTTATTGGTTCCGGAATTGGAAGCCTTACCTCAGCGAGTTTACTTGCACAGTTCGAAGACAAAAAAATATTAATTATCGAAAAGCATTTTCAAGCGGGCGGATACACACATTCTTTTGCAAGAAAGCAAAATAAATACCATTGGGACGTCGGTATTCACTATGTAGGAGACATGCATGATTCAGGTTTTTGTCGATTGCTTATGGATAAGATCACAAGAAATAATGTGCAATGGCAGAAGATGTCAGAGCCCTTCGAGAAATTCGTATATCCCAACAGAACTTTTGAACTTTATGGAAACGAAGAAAAATTCAAATCGGATTTGATTGCACAATTTCCGGAAGAAGAGGAATCCATTATCAGATATTTTTCCGATGTCCACAAAGCTTCAGCATTGTTCGGTAAGTCGATGATGATGAAGTCGAGCACTCCCGATCTCAGCGCATTTACAAAACAAATGCAAGATCCAAGCATCATCACACTAAAAGATTATTTGGACTATCATTTCAAAAATGATGATATCAAAGCGATATTGGCATCTCAATGGGGCGACTACGGACTTCCGCCTTCCAAATGTTTGTTTGCAACTCACGCTGCATTGGTTGTGCATTATTTCAATGGAGGATACTATCCTGTCGGTGGCGGAGGGAAAATTTTTGATTCTATTGAACCAATTCTTGCGGAGAAGGGTGGAGCAGTTGTCACAACAACAGAAGTTTTAGAAATTATTATTGAAGATAGCAAAGCGATTGGCGTAAAAACTAGGTTCCTTCGAGGACAGAAGCAAGAGCGGAATTTTTATGCTCCAGTCATCGTATCATGTGCTGGAGCTTATCCAACTTATACAAAGTTAATTCCGGATTCTGTAGAAATTTCCTTTCGAGATCCATTGAAAGATTTTTACAAAAAAGAAAAAATGGCAACAAGTATTTGCATCTATCTAGGTTTATCTGAGAGTCCTGCAAAATTCGGATTCAAAGGAGAAAACTATTGGATATTTGCATCAAATGATCATGAAGAAAATTTTCAAAAGCGCAATGATTGGTTAAAAGATTTTAGTGAAATTAAAAATATGTATGTATCATTTCCGAGCCTTAAGGATCCAGATGCCAAAAATCATACGGCAGATATCATATCATTTACTGACTATTCGTTATTTGAGAAATGGAAAGACCAACCTTGGAAGAAACGTGGCGAAGAGTATGAAGAGATGAAGAAAAAAATTGCCGAAACGGTGATCTCATCTATCGACACACGATATCCTGGTTTCAAAGATATCATTGATTATATTGAAGTATCAACACCGCTAACCAACGAACATTTTACTTCTCATCCAGATGGCGCAATTTATGGACTTGCTTGTGTGCCAGAAAGATACGACAAAGAAAAGTCGCCATGGTTTGATTGTGTAACTCCCATAGCAGGTCTTTACTTAACAGGCGCAGATGCAGGTGGATCTCCAGGAATAGCTGGTGCTATGATGGGCGGACTTGCTGTCACACAGAAGATTCATGGAAGTCGAGCTCTATTAAAATGGTTGATGAAATAA
- a CDS encoding M23 family metallopeptidase, translating to MEKNIFLSKAQESILRGVNTSNFRDTDWDAVYKVMHSSDEFTVAAAANHIHRLGINNMGARVESNTIKLTEKELPTQNPNLVPGEGFVRTDNIYGVPLLTPGDPNASVTSPMGWRNDPITGKPLSWHSGVDVGSPLGTPIGFPTEGKVVSIKTNDEKTPFKPGHGNQVVIQIQNSDYAYSISHNSTILVKEGDTVKPGQAISLSGNSGRTSGGSNRGYHTHVEIYKYNPARDEWRSITPSQDDLNKLQGLVGSGQ from the coding sequence TTGGAAAAAAACATTTTTCTCAGTAAAGCTCAGGAAAGTATTTTACGTGGTGTAAATACGTCTAATTTCAGAGATACAGATTGGGATGCCGTTTACAAGGTGATGCACTCTTCGGATGAATTCACTGTTGCTGCGGCTGCAAATCATATCCATAGACTTGGAATCAATAACATGGGGGCTAGGGTTGAATCGAATACAATTAAATTGACCGAAAAGGAACTGCCAACTCAGAACCCTAATTTGGTTCCTGGTGAGGGATTTGTTCGAACCGATAATATCTATGGAGTTCCCCTGTTAACACCAGGAGATCCAAATGCTAGTGTTACTAGTCCCATGGGATGGAGAAACGACCCAATAACAGGGAAACCGCTTTCATGGCATAGTGGAGTGGATGTAGGATCACCATTAGGAACACCAATAGGCTTTCCAACGGAGGGCAAAGTGGTAAGTATCAAGACAAATGATGAAAAAACGCCATTTAAACCTGGACATGGGAATCAGGTAGTAATTCAAATCCAAAATAGCGACTATGCCTACTCTATATCACATAACAGTACGATATTGGTGAAGGAAGGGGATACTGTCAAGCCAGGACAAGCAATCAGCCTATCGGGCAATTCAGGTAGAACTTCGGGAGGTTCAAATAGAGGTTATCACACTCACGTGGAGATTTATAAATATAATCCCGCTCGCGATGAATGGCGATCCATAACACCCTCACAAGATGATTTGAATAAATTGCAAGGATTAGTGGGGTCAGGTCAATAA